From Anopheles funestus chromosome 3RL, idAnoFuneDA-416_04, whole genome shotgun sequence, a single genomic window includes:
- the LOC125766958 gene encoding proteoglycan 4 isoform X1, producing the protein MGAVAKLLLLCVCLAKAHGAVYSPGGGGVYGDSSPKDAGGDPVFAVLPSQDVNPDYYTTQTVYGFLDFTTTIGNTVMIFSPQSAAPVVTEPPKTTAPPPPVIETTPTTTTTTEEAVQEIKPSKTVVLPVQPKEKVSIVQVLPETPKPPTVKPIGPLKFVPKAVPKVAIKPILKPKPKIVEIAPVKVEPVPQQEQPQPDRFIVKPVPKSVIIKPVAPVVKVVATKVEPTTTTTESSPEIESEEEQSEEFEQEQEPQEIAEDEPEEVHEEVEEEEEEEEEEIKDQQQPQEVIPIAKVVENVHAVEPVQETEQPKTHVVEAVKPVTAATTTTTTTEEPAAVGATAEDQHEEHSPIMFSNISEDEVKPAAEVKVVRSESGTPTVGAVEHQQNEEDTPEAETNGDEDEDDEEEEDEDEPVPVLQIGNNIGEPEYDFLSRQPSEFVEETFRVVNLRPTGAASQPAGATAQAAAPREKSAKPKRGNKGRTHPTGLVTTLGGTVVKEGVTTVHETSVIGTYISGKYAQVLQSTSHVIQGNQGGAATNGNGGAAGANVATDGRRPKLNPSSTLRILKTAAPALNKTPRYSPEAASIITPSPATHALEDTGLPLENLFASQPSSSLVRPSRRLPGSASGNFKNRLKNRISKDENDLQEQGGDSEQVTPQATVTPQPTYGKKPGNRYRNTQIVKPVGKNTRYNRYSTSSVEVATVSVYSEPSPTAGSGYQNRRNKSSRNGFKPTSSHSVSTVQQQQQQQDAATRRSFKPKPQPSAPLDQEPGQTTSLYKFKLNRSPGRWQYKSPAKPTVAIRKQSAVKPKDQVLENLTTAPISDTSVQSNDIAQSPEHAEKVDTDADLDQSGSVHGNVLNDAENDNQIERRYPIETLKVEISTPADFRDTYYEIATIKSPYTFQVGTVKNTRYITVTSTIEKVLEQETATITPSLTEPLTENILATTTHIDKESNLLDSSIATLPPIALGIDTETPPLETLTETFSTTQAMLKTHILPVIRDGDTTSYTLIQTYHVTRLVTATKTLPPMELYHFVPSRTLNEFNSRLDEAGSELHLELEFGDDNENDDEDKPKRERLPSDLDLSSIGSDFDLSEVDKTNIPENIRPKKKISGSNKDNRVTTEAPVTTPALTPEQLQQLALLRLLNPAAAAQIPSVITSSKPVIKLETVYESHVLPIINGANTILSTISRPIGTITKTSYEVVTTTLPTLPIPPIPQLNPLLIQQQQQQQQQQQLQIQSTPVVTQTIVTETNSKVLKLTFGAKTAYTTLYSTTVVPTVLTTYLTQSVSVQPTAAAAFPGFFPNPYAPFPFVG; encoded by the exons CACATGGTGCCGTTTATTCACCCGGAGGTGGCGGCGTTTATGGAGACTCGTCACCGAAAGATGCCGGCGGGGATCCAGTGTTTGCTGTGCTGCCGAGCCAGGACGTCAATCCGGACTACTACACGACACAGACGGTGTATGGATTTCTCGATtttaccaccaccatcggCAATACGGTGATGATCTTTTCGCCACAAAGTGCCGCACCGGTTGTGACAG AACCACCTAAAACGACGGCTCCACCTCCACCAGTCATCGAAACGActcccaccaccaccactaccacagAGGAAGCGGTCCAGGAGATTAAACCCAGCAAAACGGTCGTGCTGCCGGTACAGCCTAAAGAGAAGGTCAGCATCGTGCAGGTACTACCGGAAACTCCAAAACCACCGACCGTCAAACCGATCGGTCCGCTTAAGTTCGTCCCGAAAGCCGTCCCGAAAGTTGCCATCAAACCGATCCTGAAACCGAAACCAAAAATCGTCGAAATAGCTCCGGTTAAGGTAGAACCCGTGCCGCAACAGGAACAACCCCAGCCAGATCGATTCATCGTCAAGCCAGTTCCGAAATCGGTTATCATTAAGCCAGTGGCACCGGTTGTGAAGGTGGTGGCTACGAAGGTTGAaccgacgacaacaacgaccgAATCGTCACCTGAAATTGAATCGGAAGAGGAACAGTCGGAAGAATTCGAACAGGAACAGGAACCTCAAGAAATTGCTGAGGATGAGCCAGAGGAGGTGCACGAAGAAGTagaagaggaggaggaagaggaggaagaagaaataaaagatcagcagcagccgcaAGAAGTGATTCCGATCGCAAAGGTAGTAGAGAATGTCCACGCGGTTGAACCAGTTCAAGAGACGGAGCAACCCAAGACGCACGTTGTTGAAGCCGTCAAACCAGTGACTGCGGCGACTACCACCACAACGACGACAGAGGAACCTGCGGCAGTGGGTGCAACGGCCGAAGATCAGCACGAAGAGCACTCGCCGATaatgttttccaacatttcgGAAGATGAAGTGAAACCTGCAGCTGAGGTGAAGGTTGTCCGGAGCGAGAGCGGAACTCCCACGGTTGGAGCTGTGGAGCATCAGCAGAACGAAGAAGACACACCGGAAGCGGAAACCAACGGCGATGAGGATGAAGATgacgaggaagaggaagacGAAGACGAACCGGTACCAGTGTTGCAGATTGGCAACAACATCGGTGAACCGGAGTACGATTTCCTTTCGCGCCAACCGTCCGAGTTTGTGGAGGAAACGTTCCGTGTCGTCAACCTGCGACCGACGGGAGCCGCCTCACAGCCAGCGGGCGCCACCGCCCAAGCAGCAGCACCGCGCGAGAAGTCGGCCAAACCGAAGCGAGGTAATAAGGGCAGAACCCATCCGACCGGCCTGGTGACGACGCTCGGTGGCACCGTGGTTAAGGAGGGCGTTACCACCGTCCACGAGACCAGCGTGATCGGCACCTACATTTCAGGAAAGTATGCGCAGGTCCTACAAAGCACATCTCATGTCATTCAAGGTAACCAAGGTGGAGCGGCAACGAACGGTAACGGGGGTGCAGCGGGGGCCAACGTGGCCACCGATGGTCGCCGGCCCAAGCTAAACCCGAGCTCAACGTTGCGCATCCTGAAGACGGCGGCACCGGCACTCAACAAGACGCCACGGTACAGTCCGGAGGCGGCATCGATCATTACACCGTCCCCAGCGACGCACGCACTCGAGGATACTGGGCTGCCGCTGGAGAATCTGTTCGCCAGCCAGCCCAGCTCGAGCTTGGTGCGACCGTCGCGCCGTCTGCCCGGTAGCGCTAGCGGTAACTTCAAGAACCGTCTGAAGAACCGCATCAGCAAGGACGAGAACGATCTGCAGGAGCAGGGTGGTGACAGTGAGCAGGTCACCCCGCAAGCCACCGTAACGCCACAGCCTACCTACGGCAAGAAGCCGGGCAACCGTTACCGCAACACACAAATCGTTAAGCCCGTCGGCAAGAA TACAAGATATAACCGTTACTCTACATCTAGCGTGGAGGTGGCCACGGTATCCGTTTATAGTGAGCCGAGCCCGACGGCCGGCTCGGGCTATCAGAACCGGCGCAATAAATCCTCACGTAACGGTTTTAAACCAACATCATCCCACAGCGTGTCGAccgtacagcagcagcagcagcaacaggatGCGGCGACCAGGCGATCGTTCAAACCGAAACCACAGCCGTCCGCACCGCTAGATCAGGAACCGGGCCAGACCACCAGTCTGTACAAGTTCAAGCTGAACCGATCGCCGGGCCGCTGGCAGTACAAGTCGCCCGCCAAGCCGACGGTTGCGATCCGGAAGCAGAGCGCGGTCAAGCCCAAGGATCAGGTACTGGAAAATCTCACGACCGCACCGATTTCCGACACATCCGTACAGTCTAATGATATTGCGCAGTCGCCCGAACATGCGGAAAAGGTGGACACGGATGCGGACCTGGACCAGTCCGGCTCGGTGCATGGGAATGTGCTGAATGATGCGGAGAACGACAACCAGATCGAACGCCGCTACCCGATCGAGACGCTGAAGGTGGAGATATCGACGCCAGCTGACTTCCGTGACACGTACTACGAGATAGCGACCATCAAGTCGCCCTACACCTTCCAG GTGGGAACAGTAAAGAACACCCGTTACATTACCGTCACCTCTACGATCGAGAAGGTATTGGAGCAGGAGACGGCCACCATCACACCGTCGTTGACGGAACCACTGACCGAAAACATTTTGGCCACCACGACACACATCGACAAGGAGAGTAATCTGCTAGACTCGAGCATTGCCACACTGCCACCGATTGCGCTTGGTATTGACACGGAAACGCCTCCACTTGAGACACTGACGGAAACATTCAGTACCACTCAGGCCATGCTAAAGACGCACATACTACCCGTGATCCGTGACGGTGACACTACGAGCTACACGCTGATCCAGACGTACCATGTGACGCGCTTGGTGACCGCCACCAAGACGCTACCACCGATGGAGTTGTACCATTTCGTGCCGTCTCGTACGCTGAACGAGTTCAACAGCCGATTGGATGAGGCCGGATCGGAGCTTCATCTCGAGCTGGAGTTTGGTGATGACAACGAAAACGATGACGAAGATAAGCCTAAGCGCGAACGACTACCTTCGGATCTGGATCTTTCGAGCATTGGATCTGATTTTGATCTGTCGGAAGTGGACAAGACTAATATCCCGGAGAACATCCGGCCAAAGAAGAAGATCAGTGGAAGCAATAAGGATAACCGAGTTACTACCGAGGCACCTGTCACGACACCTGCTCTTACGCCGGAACAGCTACAGCAGTTGGCGCTTCTACGTCTCCTCAATCCGGCCGCTGCCGCTCAAATTCCTTCGGTAATTACTTCATCCAAACCAGTGATTAAACTCGAAACTGTGTACGAATCGCATGTACTTCCCATCATCAATGGAGCGAACACAATCCTGAGCACAATTTCCCGTCCAATTGGTACCATCACCAAAACCAGTTACGAAGTGGTCACGACGACTCTGCCCACCCTTCCAATACCTCCAATTCCGCAGCTTAATCCACTGCTgatccaacagcagcaacagcagcaacagcaacaacagttgCAGATCCAGTCGACACCTGTCGTCACGCAGACGATCGTCACCGAGACGAACAGCAAGGTGTTGAAGCTTACGTTCGGTGCTAAGACGGCCTATACTACGCTGTACTCGACGACAGTTGTACCGACGGTGCTGACCACCTACCTGACCCAGTCGGTGTCGGTGCAACCGACGGCGGCCGCTGCATTCCCTGGATTCTTCCCGAATCCTTACGCACCGTTCCCGTTCGTCGGCTAA
- the LOC125766958 gene encoding uncharacterized protein LOC125766958 isoform X2 has translation MGAVAKLLLLCVCLAKAHGAVYSPGGGGVYGDSSPKDAGGDPVFAVLPSQDVNPDYYTTQTVYGFLDFTTTIGNTVMIFSPQSAAPVVTEPPKTTAPPPPVIETTPTTTTTTEEAVQEIKPSKTVVLPVQPKEKVSIVQVLPETPKPPTVKPIGPLKFVPKAVPKVAIKPILKPKPKIVEIAPVKVEPVPQQEQPQPDRFIVKPVPKSVIIKPVAPVVKVVATKVEPTTTTTESSPEIESEEEQSEEFEQEQEPQEIAEDEPEEVHEEVEEEEEEEEEEIKDQQQPQEVIPIAKVVENVHAVEPVQETEQPKTHVVEAVKPVTAATTTTTTTEEPAAVGATAEDQHEEHSPIMFSNISEDEVKPAAEVKVVRSESGTPTVGAVEHQQNEEDTPEAETNGDEDEDDEEEEDEDEPVPVLQIGNNIGEPEYDFLSRQPSEFVEETFRVVNLRPTGAASQPAGATAQAAAPREKSAKPKRGNQGGAATNGNGGAAGANVATDGRRPKLNPSSTLRILKTAAPALNKTPRYSPEAASIITPSPATHALEDTGLPLENLFASQPSSSLVRPSRRLPGSASGNFKNRLKNRISKDENDLQEQGGDSEQVTPQATVTPQPTYGKKPGNRYRNTQIVKPVGKNTRYNRYSTSSVEVATVSVYSEPSPTAGSGYQNRRNKSSRNGFKPTSSHSVSTVQQQQQQQDAATRRSFKPKPQPSAPLDQEPGQTTSLYKFKLNRSPGRWQYKSPAKPTVAIRKQSAVKPKDQVLENLTTAPISDTSVQSNDIAQSPEHAEKVDTDADLDQSGSVHGNVLNDAENDNQIERRYPIETLKVEISTPADFRDTYYEIATIKSPYTFQVGTVKNTRYITVTSTIEKVLEQETATITPSLTEPLTENILATTTHIDKESNLLDSSIATLPPIALGIDTETPPLETLTETFSTTQAMLKTHILPVIRDGDTTSYTLIQTYHVTRLVTATKTLPPMELYHFVPSRTLNEFNSRLDEAGSELHLELEFGDDNENDDEDKPKRERLPSDLDLSSIGSDFDLSEVDKTNIPENIRPKKKISGSNKDNRVTTEAPVTTPALTPEQLQQLALLRLLNPAAAAQIPSVITSSKPVIKLETVYESHVLPIINGANTILSTISRPIGTITKTSYEVVTTTLPTLPIPPIPQLNPLLIQQQQQQQQQQQLQIQSTPVVTQTIVTETNSKVLKLTFGAKTAYTTLYSTTVVPTVLTTYLTQSVSVQPTAAAAFPGFFPNPYAPFPFVG, from the exons CACATGGTGCCGTTTATTCACCCGGAGGTGGCGGCGTTTATGGAGACTCGTCACCGAAAGATGCCGGCGGGGATCCAGTGTTTGCTGTGCTGCCGAGCCAGGACGTCAATCCGGACTACTACACGACACAGACGGTGTATGGATTTCTCGATtttaccaccaccatcggCAATACGGTGATGATCTTTTCGCCACAAAGTGCCGCACCGGTTGTGACAG AACCACCTAAAACGACGGCTCCACCTCCACCAGTCATCGAAACGActcccaccaccaccactaccacagAGGAAGCGGTCCAGGAGATTAAACCCAGCAAAACGGTCGTGCTGCCGGTACAGCCTAAAGAGAAGGTCAGCATCGTGCAGGTACTACCGGAAACTCCAAAACCACCGACCGTCAAACCGATCGGTCCGCTTAAGTTCGTCCCGAAAGCCGTCCCGAAAGTTGCCATCAAACCGATCCTGAAACCGAAACCAAAAATCGTCGAAATAGCTCCGGTTAAGGTAGAACCCGTGCCGCAACAGGAACAACCCCAGCCAGATCGATTCATCGTCAAGCCAGTTCCGAAATCGGTTATCATTAAGCCAGTGGCACCGGTTGTGAAGGTGGTGGCTACGAAGGTTGAaccgacgacaacaacgaccgAATCGTCACCTGAAATTGAATCGGAAGAGGAACAGTCGGAAGAATTCGAACAGGAACAGGAACCTCAAGAAATTGCTGAGGATGAGCCAGAGGAGGTGCACGAAGAAGTagaagaggaggaggaagaggaggaagaagaaataaaagatcagcagcagccgcaAGAAGTGATTCCGATCGCAAAGGTAGTAGAGAATGTCCACGCGGTTGAACCAGTTCAAGAGACGGAGCAACCCAAGACGCACGTTGTTGAAGCCGTCAAACCAGTGACTGCGGCGACTACCACCACAACGACGACAGAGGAACCTGCGGCAGTGGGTGCAACGGCCGAAGATCAGCACGAAGAGCACTCGCCGATaatgttttccaacatttcgGAAGATGAAGTGAAACCTGCAGCTGAGGTGAAGGTTGTCCGGAGCGAGAGCGGAACTCCCACGGTTGGAGCTGTGGAGCATCAGCAGAACGAAGAAGACACACCGGAAGCGGAAACCAACGGCGATGAGGATGAAGATgacgaggaagaggaagacGAAGACGAACCGGTACCAGTGTTGCAGATTGGCAACAACATCGGTGAACCGGAGTACGATTTCCTTTCGCGCCAACCGTCCGAGTTTGTGGAGGAAACGTTCCGTGTCGTCAACCTGCGACCGACGGGAGCCGCCTCACAGCCAGCGGGCGCCACCGCCCAAGCAGCAGCACCGCGCGAGAAGTCGGCCAAACCGAAGCGAG GTAACCAAGGTGGAGCGGCAACGAACGGTAACGGGGGTGCAGCGGGGGCCAACGTGGCCACCGATGGTCGCCGGCCCAAGCTAAACCCGAGCTCAACGTTGCGCATCCTGAAGACGGCGGCACCGGCACTCAACAAGACGCCACGGTACAGTCCGGAGGCGGCATCGATCATTACACCGTCCCCAGCGACGCACGCACTCGAGGATACTGGGCTGCCGCTGGAGAATCTGTTCGCCAGCCAGCCCAGCTCGAGCTTGGTGCGACCGTCGCGCCGTCTGCCCGGTAGCGCTAGCGGTAACTTCAAGAACCGTCTGAAGAACCGCATCAGCAAGGACGAGAACGATCTGCAGGAGCAGGGTGGTGACAGTGAGCAGGTCACCCCGCAAGCCACCGTAACGCCACAGCCTACCTACGGCAAGAAGCCGGGCAACCGTTACCGCAACACACAAATCGTTAAGCCCGTCGGCAAGAA TACAAGATATAACCGTTACTCTACATCTAGCGTGGAGGTGGCCACGGTATCCGTTTATAGTGAGCCGAGCCCGACGGCCGGCTCGGGCTATCAGAACCGGCGCAATAAATCCTCACGTAACGGTTTTAAACCAACATCATCCCACAGCGTGTCGAccgtacagcagcagcagcagcaacaggatGCGGCGACCAGGCGATCGTTCAAACCGAAACCACAGCCGTCCGCACCGCTAGATCAGGAACCGGGCCAGACCACCAGTCTGTACAAGTTCAAGCTGAACCGATCGCCGGGCCGCTGGCAGTACAAGTCGCCCGCCAAGCCGACGGTTGCGATCCGGAAGCAGAGCGCGGTCAAGCCCAAGGATCAGGTACTGGAAAATCTCACGACCGCACCGATTTCCGACACATCCGTACAGTCTAATGATATTGCGCAGTCGCCCGAACATGCGGAAAAGGTGGACACGGATGCGGACCTGGACCAGTCCGGCTCGGTGCATGGGAATGTGCTGAATGATGCGGAGAACGACAACCAGATCGAACGCCGCTACCCGATCGAGACGCTGAAGGTGGAGATATCGACGCCAGCTGACTTCCGTGACACGTACTACGAGATAGCGACCATCAAGTCGCCCTACACCTTCCAG GTGGGAACAGTAAAGAACACCCGTTACATTACCGTCACCTCTACGATCGAGAAGGTATTGGAGCAGGAGACGGCCACCATCACACCGTCGTTGACGGAACCACTGACCGAAAACATTTTGGCCACCACGACACACATCGACAAGGAGAGTAATCTGCTAGACTCGAGCATTGCCACACTGCCACCGATTGCGCTTGGTATTGACACGGAAACGCCTCCACTTGAGACACTGACGGAAACATTCAGTACCACTCAGGCCATGCTAAAGACGCACATACTACCCGTGATCCGTGACGGTGACACTACGAGCTACACGCTGATCCAGACGTACCATGTGACGCGCTTGGTGACCGCCACCAAGACGCTACCACCGATGGAGTTGTACCATTTCGTGCCGTCTCGTACGCTGAACGAGTTCAACAGCCGATTGGATGAGGCCGGATCGGAGCTTCATCTCGAGCTGGAGTTTGGTGATGACAACGAAAACGATGACGAAGATAAGCCTAAGCGCGAACGACTACCTTCGGATCTGGATCTTTCGAGCATTGGATCTGATTTTGATCTGTCGGAAGTGGACAAGACTAATATCCCGGAGAACATCCGGCCAAAGAAGAAGATCAGTGGAAGCAATAAGGATAACCGAGTTACTACCGAGGCACCTGTCACGACACCTGCTCTTACGCCGGAACAGCTACAGCAGTTGGCGCTTCTACGTCTCCTCAATCCGGCCGCTGCCGCTCAAATTCCTTCGGTAATTACTTCATCCAAACCAGTGATTAAACTCGAAACTGTGTACGAATCGCATGTACTTCCCATCATCAATGGAGCGAACACAATCCTGAGCACAATTTCCCGTCCAATTGGTACCATCACCAAAACCAGTTACGAAGTGGTCACGACGACTCTGCCCACCCTTCCAATACCTCCAATTCCGCAGCTTAATCCACTGCTgatccaacagcagcaacagcagcaacagcaacaacagttgCAGATCCAGTCGACACCTGTCGTCACGCAGACGATCGTCACCGAGACGAACAGCAAGGTGTTGAAGCTTACGTTCGGTGCTAAGACGGCCTATACTACGCTGTACTCGACGACAGTTGTACCGACGGTGCTGACCACCTACCTGACCCAGTCGGTGTCGGTGCAACCGACGGCGGCCGCTGCATTCCCTGGATTCTTCCCGAATCCTTACGCACCGTTCCCGTTCGTCGGCTAA